The following proteins are encoded in a genomic region of Candidatus Cloacimonadota bacterium:
- a CDS encoding ferritin family protein yields the protein MKDTAHLIDSIKKAMQGEMDSINLYQNAAEKSREQEVKEFFLSRREEERWHFNYLLDYYQQLSSNILASDVSNILAKVNLGGPSIFSDSFIRRIGEDQALFSAISTALLLEKDAIDHYHKCAEETVIEALKSFFTMMSKWEMKHYEELVAIQKDAERYYWELNRFEPF from the coding sequence ATGAAAGACACTGCGCATCTTATTGATTCGATAAAGAAAGCAATGCAAGGTGAAATGGATAGCATAAACCTGTATCAAAACGCTGCTGAAAAGAGCCGGGAACAGGAAGTGAAGGAATTTTTCCTCAGCCGCAGAGAAGAAGAACGCTGGCACTTCAACTACTTGCTGGATTATTACCAGCAGCTATCCAGCAATATACTGGCCAGTGATGTCTCAAACATTCTGGCAAAGGTGAACTTAGGCGGTCCCAGCATCTTTTCGGATTCCTTCATTCGTAGGATTGGGGAGGATCAGGCGCTGTTTTCAGCTATCTCCACAGCATTATTGTTGGAGAAAGATGCTATCGACCATTATCACAAATGTGCGGAAGAGACAGTCATCGAGGCTCTGAAATCCTTCTTTACTATGATGTCAAAGTGGGAAATGAAACATTATGAAGAGCTGGTTGCCATCCAAAAAGACGCGGAACGCTACTATTGGGAGCTAAACAGGTTTGAACCTTTCTAA
- a CDS encoding DUF3795 domain-containing protein: MKELLAACCLDCASCETYIAHQANDLEKKQDVAERWSKHYDGELTTFDIVCDGCMSYGNRFVSYID; encoded by the coding sequence ATGAAAGAACTACTAGCTGCTTGCTGTCTGGACTGTGCATCCTGCGAAACTTATATAGCACATCAGGCGAATGATCTGGAAAAGAAACAGGACGTTGCGGAGCGTTGGAGCAAGCATTATGATGGCGAACTTACCACATTTGATATTGTCTGCGATGGCTGCATGAGCTATGGAAACCGCTTTGTTTCATATATAGACTGA